In Silene latifolia isolate original U9 population chromosome X, ASM4854445v1, whole genome shotgun sequence, the following proteins share a genomic window:
- the LOC141621550 gene encoding MACPF domain-containing protein At1g14780-like — translation MRENGGEKLNMMMTISNWSVIETAIDSLGKGLDLTSDFRLKYCKGRVGERLVVLNDNHKRPLVLPGFGAFHEPVSIDIKCDKGDHTRHQSDILDFSQMSELLNRRSAVSGKIPSGLFNSMFKYESGSWAKDAANTKMLGIDGYSIVLFNLHIDRYPLILSDDLRNSVPSTWDPLALSRYLFLFILSSYSISLFNQLVSCM, via the exons ATGAGAGAAAATGGTGGAGAGAAGTTGAATATGATGATGACAATTAGTAATTGGAGTGTTATTGAAACAGCAATTGATTCTCTTGGTAAAGGTTTAGATTTAACCTCCGATTTTCGTCTCAAGTATTGCAAAGGCCGTGTTGGTGAACGACTTGTTGTGCTTAATGACAATCATAAGAGACCCCTCGTTTTACCTGGTTTTGGTGCGTTTCATGAACCCGTCTCCATTGATATCAAATGCGACAAAGGCGACCATACCCGCCATCAATCCGACATCCTTGATTTCAGTCAG ATGTCGGAGTTGTTGAATAGAAGATCGGCGGTGTCGGGGAAGATACCATCAGGATTGTTTAATTCAATGTTCAAGTATGAAAGTGGATCATGGGCAAAAGATGCAGCAAATACAAAGATGTTGGGGATTGATGGTTACTCTATTGTTTTGTTCAATCTTCATATTGATCGATATCCACTCATTCTTTCTGATGACCTTCGTAATTCTGTTCCTTCAACTTGGGATCCCCTTGCTCTTTCTAGGTATCTCTTTCTTTTTATCCTTTCTAGCTACTCGATCTCGCTTTTCAATCAGTTAGTTTCATGCATGTAA